CGCTTTGCGTTAACTGGTACTCCTATAGAGAACAGTTTATCTGAATTATGGTCTATATTTGATTTTATTATGCCGGATTATTTGAATAGTCATTCCCACTTTGTTGAGGTATATGAAAAACCAATTCTTAAGGAGGATAAAGAAGCTTTAAATGATCTCCATCAGCATATTGAGCCTTTTATACTTAGACGTATGAAGAAGGATGTATTAACGGAGCTACCGGATAAATATGAAACAAAGATGCTGACCGAATTATCTGAGGGACAGAAGCTGGTATATTTATCATTTTTAGAGAATATTCGCAATGAGCTAAGTTCAGAAATTGAAGAAAAAGGTGTTGAAAAGAGCAGAATAAAGATTTTAGCTGCGCTTACCAGACTCCGTCAGATCTGCTGCCACCCGTCTACATTTTTAGATAATTATCAGGGCGGAAGCGGAAAGCTGGAACTTCTAATGGAATTAATTCCTGAAGCTATTGCGAACGATCATCGCATCTTAGTGTTCTCGCAATTTACTTCAATGCTCCGGATTATTGAAAATGAGTTGAAGGATTTAGAAATTCCATATTTTTATCTTGAGGGATCTACACCGACGGAGGAGCGGAATGATTTCGTAAAACGTTTTAATGCAGGAGATGGGAAGGTATTTTTAATCTCCTTAAAAGCTGGTGGAACTGGCTTAAATCTTACCGGAGCGGATACAGTAATTCATTATGATCCATGGTGGAATCCGGCTGTGGAGGATCAGGCAACGGACAGAGCCTATCGGATCGGTCAGCAGAATAAGGTACATGTTATGAAGCTGATTACAAAGGGCACAATCGAAGAAAAGATTTTTAAGCTACAGCGTAAGAAGAAGGAATTATCTGATTCAATCATCAGTTCAAAGGAGGTATTTATCAATACCTTATCAAGAGAAGAATTGGAAGAGTTGTTTTCTCCGATGTAGCTTATGATATCGTCTAGGAAATTTCTACGAATATGGAGGAAATTTATGAGCGCACTGATGGTTTATTACTCCCTGGAAGGTAACACAGATTATATTGCGAAGGAAATCGCTTCAAGATGTGGAGCAGATTTGGTTCGCCTGATACCGAAAAAAGGCTATGCAACCGGTAAAGCAAGTAAATATGTATGGAATGGCTTCTGTATCACTTTTCATATGAAACCAAAACTGGTTAATGAGAAGATACCGGTTGATAGATACGATACAATTATTATAGGAACACCGGTATGGTCCAGCGATTGTGCACCGCCCCTTTTGACATTTTCCTCAGAGTATCAGATTAAGAATAAAAATATTTACTTTGTGATATGTCATGCTGGAGGTGGCGGAACGAAAACAATGCTTAAAATGGAGCGATACTTGGATGGCAATATAATCAAAGGAAAAGTTGAGTTCCGTGATCCGTTAAAAGGAATGGATAAGGAAGTAGAGCAGAAGCTTAAGGAATTCTGTAAAGCGATTACTGAACAGAAAACATATAATATGTAATCATCTGAGGATGTCAATATCCTTTCATTGATACAAGATTATAAGATAATAAGAAGAAAAAACACGCTCACGATACCAAAAGCTGCTTTCAGTAGCGAAGGTATCTTATAGAGCGTGTTTTTGGCTTATGGTTTTATTAATTGCTCAGAATGTTATTTCGACTTAAGGCCTTTCGAATTACAGTACTGATCGAAATGGCTAGGATGATCTTTAATAAATCAAACAGGACAAAGGGTACCACACAAAGGGTTAACGCTGTGATAAAATCATTTCCTGAAACTATTGTAAACCATATAGTTCCAATTATATAGCAAAGAAGGAGAGAAAGAAGCATACCAGCGATTAATCCTAACAATTTGTTCTTTTTGATGTATTTATAAAGCATTGCTGTAACAAATGCCATGAGGGGGTATGCCATCAAATAGCCTCCAGTATAACCGGTCAGGACCTGAAATCCTCCCTTTAATCCAGCAAATACAGGGACACCGAATGCTCCCAGTAATATATATGCCAGCACAGATAATAAAGCATAACGAGGTTGGAGAAGGGCACCGGTTAAAAAGATGGATAATAAGGATAATGTAAATGGAATGGGTTGAATAGGTATTGCAATCTGGGACATAATGCAGATAACTGCTGTAAACAATCCAGTAAGTACTAAGTCCACGGTATTAATTTTATTAGTAGTTCCTTGCTTTACATCATTCATGGTTTTCTGTAACCGGACCTGCTGGCCCGGCATTCCTTTCTTTCTATGATATTATGAAATATATTACAGTTGCAGATCAGATGGAGACGGTTGCTCTATGGTAAGTTATTATGTCTGAATATTTATTATGCAACAAACCGTGGCGGCTACCTCTGACGTACGCTTACTTCTCCGGAGATTAGGGCTTCCTTCGAATGATCTTCGTACTCCACAACCAGTCTTGCCTGATCATCAATGGCAATGGCTTTCGCAAAGGTCTGCTCCTTTCCCTTAAGAACGATAATATCCTTACCGATTAGGAAGGAACGGCTACGATAATCCTCCAGATAAGATTTGTCGGTTAAGTTATTCATGCAGTCGGCCATATTATTAAGTACTTCAGCTACCAGCATGGACGTAATAGGCGCATCCTTTGGCTTTTCTGAGAATACAGAGCCTGCAATCGATTGAATATCCTGGGGGAAATCATTTGTCTCAATATTGATGCCAACGCCTACAACAGCGTACTCCAAACCACCATTTTCAAAATTCAGGGAAGCTTCCGTTAAGATACCACATACTTTTTTTCCATGGATGTAGATATCATTTACCCATTTTATTTCTGCCTTTACCTTCGCAATCCTTTCCATTGCTTTTGCAACAGCTACGGCAGTGGAAGTGGTTATCAATAAGGAATCCTCCAAACTCAATTCCGGTCTTAGGATGATAGAAAAGTAGATACCGGTATCATGGGGAGAGTAGAAGGTTCTGCCCATACGACCTCGTCCTTCTGTCTGTTCTCTTGCGATAATCACCGTACCAGCTTTTGCTCCCTTCGCAGCCATTTCCTTTGCAACCGTATTGGTTGAAGTTACTGTTTGTCTTACATCCAGAGAGAATAAGGCTGCTTTTTCCGATAGATATGGTACTATGCTTTCTACAGAAATAATATCATTATTGGGCAATAGGGAATAGCCTTTATTGGTTACGGCTTCAATTCGATATCCATCCTTTTGCAGAGCTTTCACTGCTTTCCATATGGAGCTACGAGTTACAAAAAGCTTTTCTGCCAGTTTGGCACCATTGACGGAGCTTCCGCGATTTTCTTCCAGTATTTTAAGTACCTGTTGTTTTAATTCCATAGTAATTCATCCTGTTCTTAATGATCATTAATTTGTGGGATTTGAATTCTTACGTTTCCAATTCTAACATAGAACTCTGTATTGTCAACCCTTATGAAGCAAAGAGTCGACAATTATATGCAATATTCATTGTGAGATATATCAAATTACTTATCCGATTTTTATTACACAAACCTTTCATGAGTGATATGAACGGACTTAGGAGTACTTTTATCAGAATGCAATTCATAAAAAGAGGATATCGGAGAAGAAAACTGCTTCTCCAATATCCTCGATATATAGTCTGTATTTTTTATTTCTCAGGTGTATCATAGGTCTTGTTGTAGAATTCTTCAATTAACCGATCTAAATAGGCCAGGTTTTGAGAACCAAATTCATTGATTAACATCTCCTTCACTGTATCCGTTAATTTGATATAGTTTAACTCATCGGAGATGTTCTCGTCACGAAGTGATTGTATGAAGCTTTCGTTCAGATTTTGCTCCAGCCAGGAATTAATCTCTTCTGTTAGTTTTTCCTCTGCTTCGATTTCAGCCTGAACTGATTTTGCTTTCTTTTGAGTACTTATCGCGATATAGAGGAAGAATAGGAATAAAGCTCCTAGTACCAGGTTCGGTATCCAGCCCTTAAATAAGCTTAAAATACCAACCAGATTCAATATAACAAAGATAAGACCAGCGATACCAAAGAAAAGGAAAACCCATACCGTACCGGCTAAATCTTTATATTGATCCGCTTTCATTACATAAGAAGAGGAACTCTGGTTATCGTCCATACCCGTATCATCCGCTTCCGGAATCTCGGCATCATAAGCAAATTCGTCTAAGGAAGAAGCGGAAGCCTCTTCATAAGGCAGAGGAGAACTTTCAGCTACCATATCATCTGGTACTGTATTTGTAGAATCATCCGCTTCGTTGTTGTCGTCGGAGATATCAACACCGATTTCATCATTATCCGAACCGTTATTCTCATCTGAAGAAGTAGTGGAGCTGTGTGTGAGTTTACTATTTGCCAGTCGTTCCCGTTCTACAAAATAAAAGGCCTGATATAGTTTCTTCGCTTGCTTTTCTTTCTTTGCTGGTACGGAAATAATATAAACTTGATTTGTCTCATCATATTGTAGTTCGGTTTTTAATTCAGAATAATTAAAATACTTAACCAGCTTGTCGGCTATCATTTTATTATCAGCCTGAAAAAAAGGGATGAAATTCGTCTCCTCCGGTAATTCTTCGACTAAATCAATCTTACAGTCGGAACAAACAGTGAAACCTTCCTGGTATTCGGTTTTGCATTTGGGACACCAAGGCATAATATCAACTCCAATCTTATTTTTTCGATATATTACTGTTGAAATGAAACTTGGTACTGCAAAAATTATTCTGCCATAAAACGATGGTATGCTTTCTTTCCTTTTCTAACTAGAAGAGCACCGTCAGAATTAAAATCGTTGCTTGTAAACACTTTATCAAATTCTTCAACCTTTACATCATTTACAGTGACACCACCCTGCTGAATTGTACGTCTTGCATCGGAACGGGAGCTAGCTAATTTTGCGTCACATAATAAGGTGATTAAATCAATTCCTTCTGCAAAACGAGAAGCAGGATAAGTAGTAGTCGGAATATCGTCGGATTTCATACCGCCGCCAAATAATGCACGTGCTGCCTCTTGAGCTTTAATCGCTTCCTCTTCACCATGCACGGTTTTGGTAATTTCAAATGCAAGCACTTCTTTTGCATGATTAATTTCAGCATCCTTTAATGCACCGAGTCTTCTTACTTCATCCATTGGAAGGAAGGTTAGGAGAGCAAGGCATTCCTCTACCTTAACATCCTCGATATTTCTCCAATACTGATAGAACTCGTAAGGGGAAGTCTTATTCGGATCCAACCATACAGCACCCTTCATGGTTTTACCCATCTTGATGCCTTCACTGGTGGTTAGAAGCTTGAAGGTAAGACCGTAAGCAGGCTTTTGCTCCTTACGACGGATAAGGTCAACACCGCCAAGAATATTGGACCATTGATCATTTCCACCCAACTGCAGGTTACAGCCATATAGCTTATTCAGCTTCCAAAAATCATAGGACTGCATCAGCATGTAGTTAAATTCGAAGAAGGTTAAGCCTTTCTCCATACGCTGTTTATAGCATTCTGCAGTAAGCATTTTATTTACGGAGAAATGAATCCCGATTTCTCTTAAAAATTCCACATAATTGAGATCCAACAGCCAATCTGCATTGTTGGCAATAATCGCTTTTCCATTATCAAAGTCTATAAATCTTGATAACTGTTTTCGGAAGCATTCTGCATTATGCTGAATCGTTTCAACTGTCATAAGGGTTCGCATATCGGATTTGCCGGTAGGGTCACCGATCATCGTGGTACCGCCTCCAAGAAGAGCAATTGGTTTGTGGCCTGCTCTTTGCATATGCATCATAGCCATTACAGTAAGAAAATGTCCTGCGGTCAAACTATCTGCGGTTGCATCAAAGCCTATATAAAAGGTAACGGATTCCTTTCCTAATAATTCGCGAACTTCATCCTCGTGAGTACATTGTTCTATAAACCCACGTTCCTGTAGTATGTCGTATACATTCGTAGACATGGTAATCCTCCTTAACTTGATTTGAAATACTGTTTTCTTTCGGTATTTCCATATTTTCTTTCATAACTATTGTCATTATAAGCGAAAAGATTTCAATTTTCAATGAATTTGTTAATTTGAGTCATATCCATTACTACGATTTAACTGCTGGCGCTTTTATAATTCTTTACACCAAGCTTCCAGAACCAAAGGGTGAAAGCAGTGAATAGTACTACGATCAAGCAGCCGTACGTAATACCTGCCGGAGAAAGTTTACCCGCTATGAATTCTGTGGGAAGAGTCGACATAATTCCATAAGGTAGGATAAAGTAGAATATCACCTTATAGATACCATGAAAGAGGGTGCCGGGTATCTTCATGCAAAGCTCAAGAACGGTATCACTTAATAGTCCCATATTAACCGCTGAAATGGTAAAGAATGAGATAGTTCTGGAAATCACCATCAAATCATACCACAGCAAGGTCATCAATAGGACAAATAGGAAATAAGCAATGAATTTTCCAGGAGTAACAACGATCTTAAGATTATTAACACCATATAAAATGATTATGATGCTGGCAAATATCAAAGGGATTGAACCGGGGTCCACGTTTTCTAAGGACAAACGAAGTAGTGGATTAACCGGTTTAGTCAGGTAATGATCCAAATCCCCGTTTTTGATCTTTACTCCTATATCATTGGTACCAAAGAAGAAGATCACCATATTCAATGCATTGATTAGTGAAAAGGTTCCGATAAAGATAATCATTTCTCCCCGTTCCCATCCGCCTATGGTGTCTACTTGTGAATAGATAGCCTGATAAAGTAATAGCTGCATCAAAAATAGTGTACCATCCACAAAGAAAGCACCAAAGAAGGACAAACGGAATACCATCATTTTGGATAGCTTCATTTTGATTAAAGTTAAGATAAATTTACTATTTCTCATATTCCCACCCCGTCATATCTCACGCGAAGCATTTCATAAGTATATTTATTGATTAGTAAGAATAGTACAATCCATATAGGCAACACAATAAATCCTAATAGGATTTCTCCTTCATTTCTGCCAATAAAGAGCATGGAGGGTAAATAAGTCAGGTAGTAGAAGGGTAAGAATTTCATAGCCCCTACTATCTTCTCCGGTAATAAGACCAATGGAATCATAACACCTGTTACAAATAGCAGGATATTATTCTTAATCATTAAAAACAGATAAATGTCTTCGAATTTTAAGGTCAATAGACCAAGGAAGTAATTCAGCTGTATCATAAATAATATTCCTAATAATGCTATAAGTAGAGCAGCAGCAATATGAAATGGGTTATTTGTAATAGCAAATTTTATTTGAAATATGAAAATCCATACAATGGCTGCAATCAGGTTAAAGACCAGGTAAAATACAGAGGTACCAAAGGTCTGGGATACGAAATAGCCCTGAATATTTGCCGGAATAACCATATATTTTGAAAAGGTACCACCTCTTATTCTGAAGCTGATTTCGTTGCTGACACGATCCGACATATCCAGCTGTGACAGGAAGGAATTGATGATATAGTAGGATAGCATGGTATGGAAGGTGAAGCCTGAGACCAGCTCTCGGGTACCGAATATGTTATTCCAGATCAAATAGGCCGACACGATCTTAACAATGGTGAGAAATACATTGATTGCAATATCAAAACGCCATGCCAGCTGTAATTTAAAGAATAATTTTGATATTTCTAAATATTTTTTCATTCTAACACCTCGTTCTTATCGTTATAAATTCGCTCTACGACGTTACCGATATCTTCCTCCTCGATAGTAATATCACTTAATTCATAACGGTCCAATATATCCTTTAACAGTTTTTGTGATTGCTCCTTACGGATCAGTAAGGTGAGCTTATATGGAGTTTCCTCTAATATGGTATAATCCTGATCAAGCTTACAGGTCTCCTCATGCTCAAAGGAGATTGATATTTTTTTATGAGTCTGATATTTATGAAATAAGGTATCAGTATCACCGTCATATAGCTTAGTCCCCCCATTTATTACCACACATCGTTTACATAATGATTTTATGTCTTCCATGTAATGAGATGTTAATAAAATAGTGGTTCCTTTTGTTTCGTTTACTTCCTTAAGAAATTTACGAATTTGCTTTTGGGCAATAGCATCCAAACCAATAGTAGGTTCATCAAGAAACAATATCTTCGGATTATGAAGTAGAGCAACAATCAGTTCCAGCTTCATCCGTTCCCCCAGAGAGAGGGTACGTACCTGAACATTCATTAGATCGCGAACTCCGAACAGCTCTATGAAATAATTCAGGTTATCCTGGTATTCCTTATCCGGAATATGATATAATTCCTTAAATAATAAGAATGTATCTGCTGCAGAGAGTTCAAAGAATAATTGACTTTTCTGGCCCATAACAACAGCGTATTGTTTTTTAAATGCGTTCTCCAGTTTATTAGGATAATATCCTGCCACAGAGATTTCACCAGAGGTAGGAGCCACGATACCTGTCAGCATCTTAACCAAGGTGGTCTTACCAGCACCGTTTGGCCCAATGAGTCCGATGAATTCCCCCTCATGAACAGTAAAATCAAACTCATTTACAGCAATTTTCGTGATATATTCCCGTTTAAACAGGGATTTTACACTGCCTTTTAATCCTGCGTCCTTCTGAAAACGTCGATAGGTTTTTGTTAAATTCTTAGTTTCAATCACGTTCATTTGTTACATTCCCTTTCCTTTTGATTAATGTCTTTGTTCATGCGTTCCTTAAGTATAGAAAGGCTTAAGAGCAGAATCAAAAAAGCCGCGAACAACGTCTACCTTAGTTTATCGATGGGATAAACAGATAGAAAGCTCCCGAGGACAGAATCATTCCAAATGTGATTGGTTCAGAATGGGGGTTATGCAATCTGTAGGATAGACGTTGTTATTCGTAATAAAACATACGAATAATAGGCATACGAAAAACAGGGTTCGAACCCTGAAGCTCTAAGCCTTAACAACTATGAAGTTGCTTCCATCTAATTTACAGACACAAGTAGCAAAAAAACCCGCCTTTCTTTTTCTAATTTATTAATGTTACCATCTGTAATACATCATCATTATATTTCCATTTTATGATAATGTCAAACATTTATTATATCAGTAATAATGTATACAATGCTTTAATATAATGAATCAAGAAAACAAGCTTTGCCTGGCATAAGGAGGTACTCGATGGATTCTAAGA
The nucleotide sequence above comes from Variimorphobacter saccharofermentans. Encoded proteins:
- a CDS encoding flavodoxin family protein, which produces MSALMVYYSLEGNTDYIAKEIASRCGADLVRLIPKKGYATGKASKYVWNGFCITFHMKPKLVNEKIPVDRYDTIIIGTPVWSSDCAPPLLTFSSEYQIKNKNIYFVICHAGGGGTKTMLKMERYLDGNIIKGKVEFRDPLKGMDKEVEQKLKEFCKAITEQKTYNM
- a CDS encoding biotin transporter BioY, with translation MPGQQVRLQKTMNDVKQGTTNKINTVDLVLTGLFTAVICIMSQIAIPIQPIPFTLSLLSIFLTGALLQPRYALLSVLAYILLGAFGVPVFAGLKGGFQVLTGYTGGYLMAYPLMAFVTAMLYKYIKKNKLLGLIAGMLLSLLLCYIIGTIWFTIVSGNDFITALTLCVVPFVLFDLLKIILAISISTVIRKALSRNNILSN
- a CDS encoding biotin--[acetyl-CoA-carboxylase] ligase, producing MELKQQVLKILEENRGSSVNGAKLAEKLFVTRSSIWKAVKALQKDGYRIEAVTNKGYSLLPNNDIISVESIVPYLSEKAALFSLDVRQTVTSTNTVAKEMAAKGAKAGTVIIAREQTEGRGRMGRTFYSPHDTGIYFSIILRPELSLEDSLLITTSTAVAVAKAMERIAKVKAEIKWVNDIYIHGKKVCGILTEASLNFENGGLEYAVVGVGINIETNDFPQDIQSIAGSVFSEKPKDAPITSMLVAEVLNNMADCMNNLTDKSYLEDYRSRSFLIGKDIIVLKGKEQTFAKAIAIDDQARLVVEYEDHSKEALISGEVSVRQR
- a CDS encoding DUF2304 domain-containing protein — its product is MPWCPKCKTEYQEGFTVCSDCKIDLVEELPEETNFIPFFQADNKMIADKLVKYFNYSELKTELQYDETNQVYIISVPAKKEKQAKKLYQAFYFVERERLANSKLTHSSTTSSDENNGSDNDEIGVDISDDNNEADDSTNTVPDDMVAESSPLPYEEASASSLDEFAYDAEIPEADDTGMDDNQSSSSYVMKADQYKDLAGTVWVFLFFGIAGLIFVILNLVGILSLFKGWIPNLVLGALFLFFLYIAISTQKKAKSVQAEIEAEEKLTEEINSWLEQNLNESFIQSLRDENISDELNYIKLTDTVKEMLINEFGSQNLAYLDRLIEEFYNKTYDTPEK
- the tyrS gene encoding tyrosine--tRNA ligase; its protein translation is MSTNVYDILQERGFIEQCTHEDEVRELLGKESVTFYIGFDATADSLTAGHFLTVMAMMHMQRAGHKPIALLGGGTTMIGDPTGKSDMRTLMTVETIQHNAECFRKQLSRFIDFDNGKAIIANNADWLLDLNYVEFLREIGIHFSVNKMLTAECYKQRMEKGLTFFEFNYMLMQSYDFWKLNKLYGCNLQLGGNDQWSNILGGVDLIRRKEQKPAYGLTFKLLTTSEGIKMGKTMKGAVWLDPNKTSPYEFYQYWRNIEDVKVEECLALLTFLPMDEVRRLGALKDAEINHAKEVLAFEITKTVHGEEEAIKAQEAARALFGGGMKSDDIPTTTYPASRFAEGIDLITLLCDAKLASSRSDARRTIQQGGVTVNDVKVEEFDKVFTSNDFNSDGALLVRKGKKAYHRFMAE
- a CDS encoding ABC transporter permease; this translates as MRNSKFILTLIKMKLSKMMVFRLSFFGAFFVDGTLFLMQLLLYQAIYSQVDTIGGWERGEMIIFIGTFSLINALNMVIFFFGTNDIGVKIKNGDLDHYLTKPVNPLLRLSLENVDPGSIPLIFASIIIILYGVNNLKIVVTPGKFIAYFLFVLLMTLLWYDLMVISRTISFFTISAVNMGLLSDTVLELCMKIPGTLFHGIYKVIFYFILPYGIMSTLPTEFIAGKLSPAGITYGCLIVVLFTAFTLWFWKLGVKNYKSASS
- a CDS encoding ABC transporter permease, encoding MKKYLEISKLFFKLQLAWRFDIAINVFLTIVKIVSAYLIWNNIFGTRELVSGFTFHTMLSYYIINSFLSQLDMSDRVSNEISFRIRGGTFSKYMVIPANIQGYFVSQTFGTSVFYLVFNLIAAIVWIFIFQIKFAITNNPFHIAAALLIALLGILFMIQLNYFLGLLTLKFEDIYLFLMIKNNILLFVTGVMIPLVLLPEKIVGAMKFLPFYYLTYLPSMLFIGRNEGEILLGFIVLPIWIVLFLLINKYTYEMLRVRYDGVGI
- a CDS encoding ABC transporter ATP-binding protein, producing MNVIETKNLTKTYRRFQKDAGLKGSVKSLFKREYITKIAVNEFDFTVHEGEFIGLIGPNGAGKTTLVKMLTGIVAPTSGEISVAGYYPNKLENAFKKQYAVVMGQKSQLFFELSAADTFLLFKELYHIPDKEYQDNLNYFIELFGVRDLMNVQVRTLSLGERMKLELIVALLHNPKILFLDEPTIGLDAIAQKQIRKFLKEVNETKGTTILLTSHYMEDIKSLCKRCVVINGGTKLYDGDTDTLFHKYQTHKKISISFEHEETCKLDQDYTILEETPYKLTLLIRKEQSQKLLKDILDRYELSDITIEEEDIGNVVERIYNDKNEVLE